In Plasmodium vivax chromosome 14, whole genome shotgun sequence, the genomic window CTTGGACGAGGTTGAAAAGAGGTGGGTTCGGTGATAGCGAAGATGGGATGTCTATCTTAACGCGTCATCACTCCCCGGTGCTTCTTAccccaaaggggggcacTGTAtgaccccccccctttttttttttctgcatcaCCACTGCGGGGGCCGCCCCACCGTGTGCACACCTGAACAAATTGAAAACTTTGCAGAGACGCTGTTTTTAGCAGTTGGTCCGTGACAACGCGGTTTTTTACGTAAAGGTGGaaagaagaggcaaaaaaagggcaaaaagtAGGCGAAAAAACAATGCATCAATATGCATGACAAAATAACGTGTCAAAACTGCGTGGCAAAATGCGCAGCACCCGCGGAATGCACTTCCAGGGCGGAGCACGCGCGCGAAAAAAGGACTCAGTGGAGGCACATACCGCAACAAATGGTCACATAAAAAGGTTACGCAGTTGGGTAAATCAGTGTCGTGCGTTTAAGGCGGTACGgtttaagggaaaaaaaaaaaaaaaaaaaagaaaaaagaaaaacgatgGCACACGCGTGTACAAAATAACGTATGCCTATATGCACTTTCGTGTGAACACCTCTCATCGTCAGACCTCCACGTAATGGGAATCCTTCGtggtttttccttttccaaagAACTTTTTCTTCagtccccattttttattgtcatcattgtttccctttttgccattCGATTTTGGATCTGCAGAGGGGGtcaacaaaaaggaggcgaATGAGGATGCACAAAAACACACGGGAAAGAGCCCATACGTGCACCATTTCGTGTGCACACTTTCGCCATACACTTCCCCTGCTGTGCTAAGTGCAGAGTGGAAACTTACTTAGACTGTCCAGGAGGCTATGCTGCGTCCTCACCCCGTCAAAGATGctctgcgcggggggaaaaaataaaaaatataaaacagaaaaatggcaaacggTAAACGGCAAATGGCAAAGGGCACTGTGAATGTGCCCCTATTCTGCGGCGCCATCCTCACCTGGGTTGCCTTCCAACAGAGCGCCGTGTTGACCCACGTTAGGACGCCATAGGTGATCATCAGGGAGAGGTCCTTCGCGCTGTAGGTGAAGAtgctgcgcggggggggaaaagcaatTACGGAAGGGGTGGGCAAAGGGGCAGGGGGAACATGGGAAACAAGGGCAATGCGGTCATCACAGTCAACGTGGTCAACACAGTCTACATAATCTACGTGGACGGCATGGCCACGCGGCCAGGTCGCGCTTCAGCGGACCGCCAGGAAAGAGTACCCCTcgataattatataaatggaAATTATGCTGGAAACCAAAAGCATCCAATTGTAGAAcctctgcaaagggggaaaaaaggggcgacaAATTATTTCCTACACGTTTAAGAGGGGGTAGGGAGATACACGCGCATGGGCACACTTCTCAAAACTTTTCGTGTCGTTTCGGCGTTACCAGCAGGGAGGGGATGTAGGATTTGCCTGCACATGAGtcggtggaaaaaaaaaaaaaattcccaacATGAAAGGTGAACGGTGAAACGTGAAAGATAAATCATGCAGCGTAAATCGTGAAGCACCGCAAAATGCGGCAAAGGTGGAAAGCTCAAACGCGAGGAGGCGCTAAAATTTTGGCGCCCCATTTGTCTGACGCGGGAGTTGCATGCTGTCGACGCGCGCTGTATGCTtgtcccctcttttttttttttttggactcCTACcgatgaaggaaaaaatggggaagacgCAGAAATAGAGGTTTGTGAAAAGCAGCCACCtgaaataaaagcaaaatggaaacacAACAAATGATCGATGTGGAAACTGGGGGATGCACCCGCTGCGTAGGGCAGTTGCTCCGCGAAAGAGGCTACACCAAATGGCTAGCTAAAAAGGTATAATGGGCAAACCAATTGGGGGAAAGGACTTACCCATAGATAGAGAGCTTGGTCGAAAAGAAGCTGTAGATGAGCAggattaaaacaaaaaaagtgtaaaaggtcacaaaaaaaatgtacttccTGCAAAAGGCTTTGGTTTTGTCGTCAGGTTGGTAGTGGTCGAGTCTGTTGCGAATTTGATCCATTTTGGCATTTAAAAGGTGGGTGTTAATTGGGGGGAGGTGAGAAGAAGGAAGCGAGTCTGCTAAGCGATAGGCACTCACGTTTGCAGTAACGTTGACTATACGGTTGACTATAGCGCTAACGTGGACGCTGACGCGAACATTGCCTTTCGCGTTAGGAGTCACATCAAACTGGCCCTACTACCCGGTCGGCAGCGGCGGCAGGGCTAGCATATGTCGGAGAAGAAGTCAAACTGTAGCACTTTGTAGGAGCAGTAATTGTACTTGCTGTTTGTGGCAAAGGCACAGAAGGGGAAGGCCGAGCGGATGGTGGggtatacatacgtacatatatacatatatatacataagcaTAAGTAGGCATATAAATACATGCTTGCATGGAGGAGGGGGGTTGACTTATTATTATTCGTTCGTTCGGCGCTTTTcacgattttttttgcgagcTCAGCTGGTCGACGCTCTCTCTTTTGCATCCAAATTGCAGCAAGCTTTGCATCGAGCTTTGCATCGAACTTTGCATCGAACTTTGCATCGAACTTTGCGTCAAACTTTCTTCCAACTTTGCTCCCAACTTGGTATGCTTTTTTCCCGCGCAATTCGCGTAactttacaatttttaaaatgaactTGGAAACAAAACGCAACTCTTGCGTGGTTCTTTTTCCCCAGGAAATATCTATACCGATTTGCCGCGgtagaaaagggaaagcgcCCCGACCTCTTCCATCAGGCGAGCGGCGGCACCCGCAACGGTCGATATGCGCGCATGCGTATAGCACTTTGCATTTGCCTTTTACGCATGCGTGATGCCTCTCAGAGGGGGACCCCTAGCCTCATCCTGTGAAGCCCCGCATTCGCAGTGCCGCAAACCTGGGCCGATacatttttctccatttttacctttcccCCGTGCTGCCGTTGCAGTAGTCAAAAttgaccaaaaaaaaaggtgcacatAATAGGGTCTCCGAAGGTTGTCCCACAGGGACAGCCAGTATGCATATATCTACATTTGAATGCACAATTTTGTAGAGCCGCCGACTCTGAGAAGGTAAAAGTAGATACCGTTTTTTTGCCAACGCAGGTGCCTAGCCCCCTCTCACCATTTGAAATTGCAAAATAGCacataaaaagtaaaagggTATACGTcacgttgttttttttttttttttttttttctccccctagACATTTTTCGTGTGCACGCGCGTTTCGAAAATTTGTGAAGGCCTCCCTTTTCGCCTGTGCGTCTTTACGCATTTCTCTTCATgcgcaaatttttaaagtagGGACCACGCATATGTGGGACATGCCGGTATACGTTTTTATACATGCGGATGGAGAAACGTATTGTGCATATCCTCTCTGTAGTGCTCTCCACCTTTCAGGCGAACGACGTGAGTCTCTTTGTCCGATAAAAACTGCTACTTAGCGTACCAACCGTCGGAGCTCCGCGCCAAAGGCAGGGCTGCAAACGTGGCAGATGAAGACGAAGCGGTGAGAAGCGACAAAGTGAACAGTCACAAATTAACCCAAACCACAGCAAAACACCCGCGAGCAACCCTTATGAATAAAGGCAAAccgaagggaaaaaagaaaaagggcacCAAGGGCAAAGACAGTAAGACGAAGAAGCTATCAAATGAGGAAGTCGAAAATTTAGTCAAAATACAAAGGGAGGAACTGCTCAGGGCAGTTCAAAGGAAGCGCCTGCTGGAGAGCAGATTGGTTAGCTaatctggaaaaaaaaaaaaaatgtgcaaaaatgcCTGAACGgcaaggcaaaaaaaaaaaaaaaaaaaaaaaaaaaaaaagcgaaaaggcaaaaaggcaaaagcgaaaaaagggcaaaaacgCCTGAACGACAAGGCAATACTGCAAAATTTACCCCCACGGGGCGCACCCCCCTCTCACCCCTtcaaaggaagaaaagaaaaacgaactGGAGCGCTTCAAAAAGGAGTACCACGAACTGAAAAGCAAAATAGACTTCCTCAGCGAGGGCTGCGAAAAGTATGGCGAAAAGACCAAGGAAGAACCAAAGGTgattaaaaacaaatcagtgttttacaattttcaaaatgcagaggagttaaaaaagctggacaaggaaaaggaagatataaaaaatatgattggGGAGAAGCACGAGCAGACGATGAATAACTTGGTGAGCTTCATAGATCAGCAGCGAGTTAACTTGGACCACGTGAAAAACAGGAACTTCGAGGAGATAGACCACCTGAATGCGGCCTTCGACTTGGTAAGGACGCGAGGCAGGGGAAGTACCCACGTGTGTCTCTCCATTAGAAGTAATCCAACTATGTCTTAACCGTGGCGGTAAAACCCAAAGAAGCAGCCGCTCCACACGTGTGTGATGCATGGGACACGGGTTATTTTGATACTTCCCATTTCGTTGACGACGTTGCACACGGTACATGTGATatacctcccccccccctgatcTTACCCCCCGCAGAAACTAAGGAACATGGAGAAACTGTTCAAAACGCACTTGGAAGAATACGAACACGACATGAAAGACGAAATGGATGAAATGATTGATAATTACAACGTAATCGAAAGGAACGaagtaatttatttaaacaaCCTGTACAACGATCACATTAACAGCATTAACGAAATTCACGTCGACATGCTTcagaattgtaaaaattattatatagaaCAAATTAGGGAAAATattggtaaaataaaatcactCAAGAGCAATATTTGCGAGTTGGATGAACGGGacagggaaataaaaaacaaccTCAGCGTCCACAGTAGCCAGAATTTGGACATGACGGAGAAGATAGGCGCCTTGGAGGTTAAGAGGTATGTAGTGGGTTGAACGAAAATGCGCGGGTGGAAAGGCACCCCTATGTGTGTGGATGTGTGTGGAGGCGATTCCAACCGGCTGAGGtgcgtacatatgtgcacattgACATGCAAATGCAGGTGGACACCCACGTaccgctcctccccccaacacacacacaacGCAGGGAAAACCTCAACAAGGACCTGAAGTTTTACTCCAAAGACTTTGTAATCTTCAAAAACTTGGAGCTAATTTATAACGAAAgcaatatgtacataaaaaatctAAGAGAGTTCGCTCAGAActcgaaggaaaaaatttctcaAGTGGAGGAGGCGTTTCAGGAACTCCCACAGGGGGATGACCAAAATGGGGACGCTTATTTTGAAGGCTATTTtgaagatataaaaaataaaaataggctattaaaaaaaatggtacaaAATATTGACCTCGACATGGACGCAGTGAACAAGGAATTAACTTCCTACATAAACAGCCATCATCTCAGGGATGACGATGTACAAAAGGTGCGGCAGGGAATAAACTTCTGCATGCAAACTTACAATAAAGAGTTTGACAATCTGCTGTACACGGAAAAgcgggtgaaaaaaaaaatcaaagacACTTCCAATGTGTACGAGAAAAAATTGCGAGACATAAATGTGAAGCAGGGCGGTTAGCGGTGGGGGGATGGGCACAGCGTGTTGGGATTATATGTCGGGTAGAGCGAGTCCCCTCTTCAATTTTGGGCAGGTAACCAAAGGGCGTaattcggaaaaaaaaaaaaaaaaaaaaaagcggcgaAGTAAACCACATTTTGGGTACCCCACCAGCTGGGGCAACGAAGCCAAACGTGTGAGCAGCAAGTGCGCTCGAAAAAAGCGTAAATGAAACGTATGCACCGCGGGGGAATACCACATGCGGGACCGTGAAATAGCATTTGTGGGGAGCCCCTCACATCTTCCCGTTCGCGCGAATGATTGGGCATTTATGTGTATCATTTTGGCTAacttgctcatttttttcgcgcgaGCTAACCTTGTcattttaagtaaaaattaacattttttttttttctcgaaAAATTAAACCCGTTCATGTAACACCAAGGTTGCGGCGGAACTGACTTTTCAACTGTGCGAAAATATCATGTATGAGCTTTGCGTCTCCGCTTCACACCTCTCCTCGCGCGACGCGATCTGCTCATGATAAGTGCCGCAGTTGCATCCGGCGTGGGGCTACCTCCACAGGGGTGTACTAACTGCTTGTTCAACTGGGCCCCTCAGGGGTGAAACGCTGACAGTGCGGTAAACCCTCCTGACAGGCGGCAGGCCGACTTCTCACccccaaatgagcaaacccaaaattttaatatgccAGATAAAAAGCGTCGGCGACATCAAGGGGTGGAGCTTGAAAGGAATAGAgtcatgcaaaaaaaaaatattcggGTACGCAGAAAACATGCCGGGTGAAAAAAACTGGATCAAACCGCTAATCGGGAAGAGCatgcaaaattattatttcccgtcaaaatatttacacCTCGATTTTAACTTAAAGGAGTACATGCGGATGCAGACCGTgcgttttaaaaagaaggagacAGACGACAGTTTaattaatttgcaaaaatgcattaaCCTCATAATTGAGAACAAAGACAAGGTGGAAAACTTTTTGGCAAGCATACCAAAGGAGGTGTATCTCGAAAATCAGAGCTTGAGGGATTTTTACTCTCTATATTTGACCGTCTTCCCCGACCATGAACCGCAACACAGTGGGGAGTACCAACAGAATGGGAAGTGCCAGCAGAGTGGGAAGTGCCAGCAGAGTGGGAAGTGCCAGCAGAGTGGGAAGTGCCAGCAGAGTGGGAAGTGCCAGCAGAGTGGGAAGTGCCAGCAGAGTGGGAAGTGCCAGCAGAGTGGGAAGTGCCAACAAAAACACGCGTTATCGCCCGACGATTTAAGAGAGCTAAATTTGCACGAGCAAAAATTCAGCTGGTTTACCCAGCGAGGGGACAATGGAAGGGGAACGCAAGCGGAGAAGTCCAATTGCGGGgaatcccctttttgcacacaaaatggaagtgaAAGCGAAAAttacctgaacaagtcaggcaaaatggaagataaaaaggagacacccgaggagaaggaaaaaagtgaaacgAGTCAAAAGGTATGTGAAGAAGTAACAACACACACGAACAGTTATGATAAGATAATTTTTGCCAGAACGAAGGGACGGCTGTCATTTAAGAAGATAATACTTGGGGAAAATTCCCCTGCGGGTGGGGATAAACCGCGCACGCGATTGAATTGCGGGAAGGAAGTAAATACAACGGACCAAAAGCTACACTACGTAGACTGTGACGTGAACATAGGACTGGAGGAGCGCCGAGAAAAAACCAAAGCAGAAATGGAGGAACACGAAAGATCAAAAaatcactttttaaatttgctaAGCGAAAATGAACACTTACAAAACACCCTTTCCATCAGAAACAGGTTTATCGACCCGCTGTATCTCCGACGGAGGTACTCCTTCATTgacaaattaacaaaaaagaaaataaaaaaagaaaaatataaaacttaCAGAAAGCACTTCATTCAGCATGCCGACGAGAAGGAAGTGTGGCCAGATAACAAGGGGCTGCTCAACAAGGTTTACCCAAATCCGTACTCGTGACATGTGTGCGTTCGCGAAAATTGCCAACGTTTCGCGTCGCACGTTTCGTCCTGCGTGGAGCCGTTGCATGTGGGGGAgtttcccgtttttttttttgccattttgccgctaTACTACTTGGCCGCAATCCCTTgtgagcgttttttttcgctgctTACAGTGGGATGACCAACCGATCGCCCTTTTCGCTGTGTGTCCCCCCAGTGGTGGTCCCCAATTAGCCATTTGTAACTGAACTGGCTCGGTTTTTTTGCAAGTCGGGTAGCGATTGTGCAAGCTCATTAAGGGAGGCACTTGGGAAGCACTGCCACAGTGCTGCAGATTAGCTGCATATACTCTGCCGCAACTCTGCGGTATCCCCCCCTCGCACGCAAAATCATGGAGAGACGGCAACGGGCGTACGCGAAGAAGTTCCAGGTGGAGTACCCCGTGCGGCTGGATGGGCTCCATCTGCGCCTCCTTCTGCATACGCCGCTGTTCAACCTGATGCCGAAAAGGAACGTCCACATGGACATGACCCATCTGGAGAGGGAAAGGCAGAAATTATCGGTGGacatgcaaaatgaaagaaatgtaaataataaagaaaaggtaCACATACTAAGTACGTACTATACGGACAACGAACAGCTCGTTTACTCCTCACTGGCTTCATTTATTGagtcaaaaaaatattcctttgAGGGGTATGTCATGTCCACCTTTGCTATTAAGGTAAACCCCTCTTACTACTCTGCGTGGATGTACAGGAGGAAGTGCCTGCGCAAACTGAATTTGAATTTGCTAAATGAGTTGCGCTTTACAAAGTGTGTTATTTGCGACAATATAAAAAGTTTCCAGAGTTGGTTTCACCGGAGGTGGCTCGTCGAGTATATTTGCAAACTGGCAAGGGGGGGTaccctgcggggggagcagGCGGAGAGCGCAAATCGGGGGAAGCGCGTCGGTAGCCGCTCCTTGGGTGCAGCTCACAGCAGTGGGGAGAACAGCTCGGGGGGGCCCCAAATCGCCTGGGACAGTTACGACTTGGAGGACGAGGGGAACTTCATCAGCAGCGATGGAAGCGGTGGTAGCGATGGTAGCGGTAGCAGCAGTATCAGCGGTAGCCGTGGCAGTCGCGCCCGCCGCGCCAGTCCTGGGCTCCCCGCAGAAGAGCGTCCCCTCGAGGAAGACGCCTTCCTAAGCAACTGCGAGGAGGCAGACTTCGACGCAGAAAAGGCAGATGTCGCCATTCTGCACGAAGATTTGCAAAACCTCGTCGAAAGCTGcgaatttttcaaaaacgCGTTAAGGCCAAACGGGGAGCCGGTAAACATAGACGAATTTTTATACGAAGAAATGCTTTACAGTAACTGCGACATATTTCTGGAcgcaaaaaattacaactcCTGGGCACACAAAACATGGCTAATTGACAAATtaggaatttttaaaaataaatatttatgtgaACAATATAATATCATATCGCATGAGTTTAACTttatcaattattttttaaaacatgacatttataataactCCGTGTGGGTGTACAGGTACTTTATACTCACCAAATTGAAATACACACGTAAGTtacgcaaaatggagagggaAATTAAATTCTGCTTAAATTATGCCAAACAGTTCCCCCACAACGAGGCCATTTTCAAGTACCTCTTTCGCGTCATTTTCTTGTATACCcatttgtacaaaaaaaaaaaaaaaaatgtggcgGACATTTTCGAAATTCCGCTACTCCTCAATTTGAAAGAAGAGTTGGCCAAACTGACCGATCAGTCCAAATATGTCTTGATTTTCCTCTCGGAGCTTTACTCCTTCAATGGGCAGCGCGCCCAGGAAGTGCAGGTGAGTCACGCAACGAAAGGTGCACGTACATGTATGTGTAGCCGCATCGTGGGGTTATGTTCCACAGAGGGGATGCACAAATGTGTGATTTTGAGTGGACAGTACATCCCGCAATTGGATGCTTCTTCCGTGGgtattttcctcttttttttttgcggacCCCCAGAGGAGAAATCCTCATGAGAGTGCACTCAACCGCGTGCCACACATCGTGCAACATGGTCTCCCATGTTCCGAGCGCATTCAAATTAATTACCAACTGCACCATGTGGAATATGCCTCCCCAAATTTCATTATCCTCCTTTTTACATATGCAGTGCTACAGGCATCTCCAAAAAAACGACAACTTTAACGATGCTGTGTGGAGATACAGAATTGAGGAGGCCCAAATGAAGCAACCATGTGACGCGAAATCGATGTGAAGTGTGGGCAGTCCCGTACACCTCTCATTTTTCCATTACAATCAGGATGGCCCATCGCGAGGGAAAGGAATCCCCCCCCAAAGTAGGAAGTTCACATAaagttgcaattttttaagtaaaaaaaagaacaaccaTGAAAAATACATCAAACAGATATCGCATCAGTTGAATATGCGCTAAGtgggctgctcccccccgtgggCGCATGACCATTTTTTATGCGTATCTCTTCTACATTTAATTGACAACACGCGGTGCCCCTCTTTTTGTTGGGTTAaatcgccccttttttctttcctgttaataaccatttttttcgtaaaagcGGCAAACATGGAGTAATGCATTTTGTCACATTTATTCCcataaaaattgttccaaCGAATTGGGGAGGaacgcacaaaaaagggacctCCGCATAGGGTACACTATACGTATGCTACGTACTCGATAGGTAAATCCCCCTTtgttggattttttttttttttttgaagaggTTTAAATtgttgcccatttttttttgccttacCTGTGcaggtagaaaaaaaaaagtacgtaATAATTCAAgggggtttaaaaaaaaaaaaaaaaattctgaacggtgcataattttttaaaaaaaaatgttcaacaTAATGGTGTATATTTTGTATAGTCGGCAATGGGGATCGTCATACAAATTGACTGGCCACCACTTCCTTGTTTGCTCGTTACGGAGGAACATATGCCGATAATATACCGATAAGGTATCGATAGTTTACCGTCGAGTCAATTTTTACCGTACCTCCCGAGCCCAAAGCGAAGGAACGTTTAAGAAGTATTACCACCCCCCCACTGTGAGCATACTCAGGCGATCAAAACGCGCCCCTCGTTAtccttcccccccaacaTACAAAAACGGTGTACCATTTCGCCtggctgatttttttttttccttcaaaaatTAAGGGGAGAACATttgcgcacaaaaaaaaaaaaaaaaaaaagtttattgTAACATTTTGGAAGAACCATCCATAAGGTACATTTTAACGCGTAAAAATAATGCTACAAAAACAGagtcatttttaagaaaagaTACTGACATCCTCCTTTTCgtagcaattttttattttaatatagaaTAAATTTGTACAAGTTAAAGTGCGCGCTTTtggagaagcaaaatggtAAGTCACTGcgccaaaaggggaaccccACTCGTTACATGAGCGGCGTGATTGGCCTGATTGGCACAATTGTGTTACATGTGGCCGTACGTGGGTTTTCACTTAATGTGGGCCTCGCGCACAGATCGCACAGAGCGGGGAAGGGCTAaccaaaggaggggaaaaaaattccaattCCACCTTTTTGGCGAAACAAAACACCCCGTTTAAGCCCCTTCACAGTTCTGCTGCCATCGCGCATGCCGATGTTCTGCCTGCGGAGTTGCTTCCCTTATGGGTGGGCCCCCTCCCCACAtacgcataaaaaatataatcgcAACACGTTCACTTCacctccctccccccccttctgtaGGGACGAGTACGAACGAAAACCATCAAAAGGGCCGCCAGGCAAATTGTGGAGAAGTACTATGCCAAGCTAACGCTGGACTTTCAAATAAACAAGAAGATCACAGAAGAAGTTGCAATCATTCCCTCCAAgcgaatgaaaaataaagttgCCGGGTTTGTTACTCACCTGATGAAGAGGATCCAGAAGGGACCCGTCAGAGGTATCAGTTTGAAGCTCCAAGAAGAGGAGAGAGAAAGACGCTTAGACTTCGTTCCGGAGAAGTCCCAAATAGATGTCAACGTCATTTATGTCGAGCCGGACACGGTGCGTATGATTAAGGCGCTTGGAATAAACATCAGCAACATGAAGGTGCACA contains:
- a CDS encoding hypothetical protein, conserved (encoded by transcript PVX_101015A): MDQIRNRLDHYQPDDKTKAFCRKYIFFVTFYTFFVLILLIYSFFSTKLSIYGWLLFTNLYFCVFPIFSFIGKSYIPSLLRFYNWMLLVSSIISIYIIIEGIFTYSAKDLSLMITYGVLTWVNTALCWKATQSIFDGVRTQHSLLDSLNPKSNGKKGNNDDNKKWGLKKKFFGKGKTTKDSHYVEV
- a CDS encoding hypothetical protein, conserved (encoded by transcript PVX_101020A), producing MNKGKPKGKKKKGTKGKDSKTKKLSNEEVENLVKIQREELLRAVQRKRLLESRLEEKKNELERFKKEYHELKSKIDFLSEGCEKYGEKTKEEPKVIKNKSVFYNFQNAEELKKLDKEKEDIKNMIGEKHEQTMNNLVSFIDQQRVNLDHVKNRNFEEIDHLNAAFDLKLRNMEKLFKTHLEEYEHDMKDEMDEMIDNYNVIERNEVIYLNNLYNDHINSINEIHVDMLQNCKNYYIEQIRENIGKIKSLKSNICELDERDREIKNNLSVHSSQNLDMTEKIGALEVKRENLNKDLKFYSKDFVIFKNLELIYNESNMYIKNLREFAQNSKEKISQVEEAFQELPQGDDQNGDAYFEGYFEDIKNKNRLLKKMVQNIDLDMDAVNKELTSYINSHHLRDDDVQKVRQGINFCMQTYNKEFDNLLYTEKRVKKKIKDTSNVYEKKLRDINVKQGG
- a CDS encoding hypothetical protein, conserved (encoded by transcript PVX_101025A); translation: MSKPKILICQIKSVGDIKGWSLKGIESCKKKIFGYAENMPGEKNWIKPLIGKSMQNYYFPSKYLHLDFNLKEYMRMQTVRFKKKETDDSLINLQKCINLIIENKDKVENFLASIPKEVYLENQSLRDFYSLYLTVFPDHEPQHSGEYQQNGKCQQSGKCQQSGKCQQSGKCQQSGKCQQSGKCQQSGKCQQSGKCQQKHALSPDDLRELNLHEQKFSWFTQRGDNGRGTQAEKSNCGESPFCTQNGSESENYLNKSGKMEDKKETPEEKEKSETSQKVCEEVTTHTNSYDKIIFARTKGRLSFKKIILGENSPAGGDKPRTRLNCGKEVNTTDQKLHYVDCDVNIGLEERREKTKAEMEEHERSKNHFLNLLSENEHLQNTLSIRNRFIDPLYLRRRYSFIDKLTKKKIKKEKYKTYRKHFIQHADEKEVWPDNKGLLNKVYPNPYS
- a CDS encoding prenyltransferase alpha subunit, putative (encoded by transcript PVX_101030A) produces the protein MDMTHLERERQKLSVDMQNERNVNNKEKVHILSTYYTDNEQLVYSSLASFIESKKYSFEGYVMSTFAIKVNPSYYSAWMYRRKCLRKLNLNLLNELRFTKCVICDNIKSFQSWFHRRWLVEYICKLARGGTLRGEQAESANRGKRVGSRSLGAAHSSGENSSGGPQIAWDSYDLEDEGNFISSDGSGGSDGSGSSSISGSRGSRARRASPGLPAEERPLEEDAFLSNCEEADFDAEKADVAILHEDLQNLVESCEFFKNALRPNGEPVNIDEFLYEEMLYSNCDIFLDAKNYNSWAHKTWLIDKLGIFKNKYLCEQYNIISHEFNFINYFLKHDIYNNSVWVYRYFILTKLKYTRKLRKMEREIKFCLNYAKQFPHNEAIFKYLFRVIFLYTHLYKKKKKNVADIFEIPLLLNLKEELAKLTDQSKYVLIFLSELYSFNGQRAQEVQCYRHLQKNDNFNDAVWRYRIEEAQMKQPCDAKSM
- a CDS encoding 40S ribosomal protein S17, putative (encoded by transcript PVX_101035A), with the translated sequence MGRVRTKTIKRAARQIVEKYYAKLTLDFQINKKITEEVAIIPSKRMKNKVAGFVTHLMKRIQKGPVRGISLKLQEEERERRLDFVPEKSQIDVNVIYVEPDTVRMIKALGINISNMKVHNPMINSNQQKQNRMNTHY